A single region of the Cyanobacteria bacterium FACHB-DQ100 genome encodes:
- a CDS encoding pyridoxamine 5'-phosphate oxidase family protein, protein MTLATDSDQSLQKLRDIIKDINFCMLTTIDDDGSLRSRPMSVNSEVEANGDLWFFTYASSHKVTEVNHHHQVNVSFSAPDKQRYVSLSGTAELVRDRAKMEELWTPELKAWFPKELDEPDIALLKVSATKAEYWDAPAGWVAKAYGFVKAATTGKTEDLTEDVKLTLN, encoded by the coding sequence ATGACGCTTGCAACCGACTCTGATCAGTCTTTACAAAAGCTGCGCGACATCATCAAGGACATTAACTTCTGTATGTTAACCACGATCGATGACGATGGCAGCCTTCGCAGTCGCCCCATGTCTGTCAATAGTGAAGTCGAAGCCAATGGTGATCTCTGGTTTTTTACCTATGCGAGTTCGCACAAAGTCACTGAAGTGAATCACCATCATCAGGTGAATGTTAGCTTCTCTGCTCCAGACAAACAGCGCTATGTGTCGCTCTCAGGAACGGCGGAACTGGTGCGCGATCGCGCCAAAATGGAAGAACTTTGGACACCAGAACTCAAAGCTTGGTTTCCCAAAGAACTCGATGAGCCTGATATTGCTTTGCTAAAAGTGAGTGCGACGAAAGCAGAATACTGGGATGCTCCTGCGGGTTGGGTTGCGAAAGCTTATGGCTTTGTCAAGGCGGCAACGACAGGCAAAACTGAGGATTTAACTGAGGACGTGAAGCTCACGTTAAATTGA
- a CDS encoding methylenetetrahydrofolate reductase → MTYPQFSNFLGHAPLSALRTAAKKGEFLVTAEVAPPKGTNPTHMLQMAQLLKGRVHGVNITDGSRAVMRMSSLVSAALLLQQGIEPIYQVACRDRNAIGLQADLLGAHALGIRNVLALTGDPVKAGDHPDAKAVFELESVRLLQMIGKLNGGLDWNDRALSDGETDLFVGAAVDPQCGSWSGLQKRFERKVEAGAQFFQSQLITDFDRLEKFMTQIASNCGKPVLAGIFLLKSAKNARFINRAVPGVNIPEHIIDRLEKAADPLREGMLIAAEQVKLAKELCEGVHMMAVKREDLIPEILDLAGIKAIEKPRVEVVNV, encoded by the coding sequence ATGACCTATCCGCAATTCTCGAATTTCCTTGGTCACGCCCCTCTATCTGCTCTTCGCACTGCCGCCAAAAAAGGCGAATTCCTCGTCACCGCAGAAGTCGCACCCCCCAAGGGGACTAATCCGACGCATATGCTGCAAATGGCGCAGTTGCTCAAAGGACGGGTGCATGGTGTGAATATTACCGATGGTAGTCGGGCGGTGATGCGAATGTCGTCGCTGGTTTCGGCGGCGCTCTTGCTGCAGCAGGGAATCGAGCCGATTTATCAAGTCGCTTGCCGCGATCGTAATGCGATCGGTTTACAAGCCGATTTGCTCGGCGCTCATGCCTTGGGCATTCGGAATGTGCTGGCGCTTACAGGTGATCCGGTCAAAGCTGGCGATCATCCTGACGCAAAAGCAGTGTTCGAGCTGGAATCGGTGCGGTTGTTGCAGATGATCGGCAAGCTGAATGGCGGGTTGGACTGGAACGATCGAGCGCTAAGCGATGGTGAAACTGATTTATTCGTGGGTGCGGCAGTTGATCCGCAGTGTGGCAGTTGGTCAGGTTTGCAAAAGCGATTTGAGCGCAAGGTCGAAGCAGGCGCACAGTTTTTCCAAAGTCAGTTAATTACCGATTTCGACCGCTTGGAAAAATTTATGACTCAGATTGCCTCAAACTGCGGTAAACCTGTGCTTGCAGGAATCTTCTTACTCAAATCTGCTAAAAATGCCAGATTTATCAATCGCGCCGTTCCGGGTGTAAATATTCCAGAGCATATTATCGATCGCCTAGAAAAAGCGGCTGACCCCCTCCGAGAAGGAATGCTGATCGCGGCGGAACAAGTGAAGCTGGCAAAAGAGTTGTGTGAGGGTGTTCACATGATGGCAGTCAAACGCGAAGACTTGATCCCAGAAATTCTTGATTTGGCGGGGATCAAAGCGATCGAGAAGCCCCGGGTTGAAGTGGTTAACGTATAG
- the menB gene encoding 1,4-dihydroxy-2-naphthoyl-CoA synthase, which produces MTIEWHSVKTYEDILYHKADGIAKITINRPHKRNAFRPKTIVELYDAFANAREDSRIGVILLTGAGPHTDGKYAFCSGGDQSVRGHAGYVDEAGIPRLNVLDLQRLIRSMPKAIIALVAGYAIGGGHVLHLLCDLTIAADNAIFGQTGPKVGSFDGGFGASYMARIVGQKKAREIWYLCRQYNAQEALEMGLVNTVVPVDQLEAEGIQWAQEILEKSPIAIRCLKAALNADCDGQAGLQELAGNATMLYYMTEEGSEGKQAFLEKRKPDFRKYPWLP; this is translated from the coding sequence ATGACGATTGAATGGCATAGCGTAAAAACCTACGAAGACATCCTTTATCACAAAGCCGACGGCATCGCCAAAATAACCATCAACCGTCCCCACAAGCGAAATGCCTTTCGCCCAAAAACCATTGTTGAACTGTATGATGCTTTCGCCAACGCCCGCGAAGATAGCCGCATCGGAGTCATTCTCTTGACAGGTGCAGGACCTCACACCGATGGGAAATACGCCTTCTGCTCCGGCGGGGATCAAAGTGTTCGGGGTCATGCAGGCTATGTTGATGAAGCGGGTATCCCACGATTAAACGTACTGGATTTACAGCGATTGATTCGATCGATGCCCAAAGCGATCATTGCTTTAGTGGCAGGCTATGCGATCGGGGGCGGTCATGTCTTGCATTTATTGTGCGATTTAACGATCGCGGCTGATAACGCCATCTTTGGACAAACAGGTCCAAAAGTGGGTAGCTTTGATGGTGGCTTTGGGGCAAGCTACATGGCGCGGATTGTCGGACAAAAAAAGGCGCGAGAGATTTGGTATCTTTGTCGCCAGTACAACGCTCAGGAAGCCTTAGAGATGGGATTGGTAAACACAGTCGTTCCAGTGGATCAACTCGAAGCAGAAGGTATTCAGTGGGCACAAGAAATTCTAGAAAAAAGCCCGATCGCAATCCGTTGTCTCAAAGCTGCGCTGAATGCAGACTGCGATGGACAAGCCGGACTTCAGGAACTCGCAGGAAACGCCACCATGCTTTACTACATGACCGAAGAAGGCTCAGAAGGCAAACAAGCCTTTCTCGAAAAGCGCAAACCCGACTTTCGCAAATATCCTTGGTTGCCTTAA
- a CDS encoding S8 family serine peptidase, translating to MSDERTVLVPSNCEILSHASTEILHTYRNGEVLVRTAAPIDSTETLINSGVCLDSRLDGQTNRLLESSRSPLDAFSDRDIITAYLELIGPLDPDWLLILQQLEIELLQFQPEHSFLSRGSVQAFRQALKQYFVIGVVPISAETKPQPPAPESGEEEVWIVVQDQPDRTALIQELNSIPEVSIDPNQPIESVGFYLRLRGRVSAQGQAALLQHPHVLAVEPYSPVQPEDEVAGLILAGQYNSLGQPQGSYLRWLEDHGINGAGVTIGIVDAGVEANHPAFTGRIKQLNPDRKSWHGTFVAGHAAGCYLEEKDSNQFIYGLGMAPKAEILIQDNQSTPIALCRETVTEKSPSGQIGSIQNNSWGAGTKNPMDYGSQEATYDRLVRNADPDSAIAKPLNICFSAGNSGINGLTRPKAAKNIIVTGNSENYRPATGKEQSDSIDQLYQGPRGSSYGNCGDGRIAPHLVAPGEWTASANYDSNPGDREYISSQLTWGSGTSAASPKTAGACALLIQWWRQHHYNQDPSPALLKAMLVNGAEPLKAGGFIPNMQQGWGRLNLENVLRPDVQRIYIDQSIRLKQRGDNQTWKIRVANPNLPVKVTLCWTDPPGALGTGTSTASAIVNKLALRLEANGETYRGNQFQNGWSYQDGSRDREGWDNLQNIFLAPGTATGTLQVTVTALEITTNCLTGKIDIPQQDFALVISNATIETDQTSVFVSVDPNTNTQTKPKDSGDYWAGRNQDRQSVDYDWWQKIDNNTKPKPKPATQQQIEAWWMREDIGSSKPESDRALPPAIVESLEASITVVTADQSHQIVMANRTESESSRTNSSEGLVTMGGGKIAESTKDITSLLQYPVDLSRALLQLMQNWTQFGSLQQKQVAVLLVGAGTRVTADDLFALRRLAQLGQLYLISTDAQLLSFLVQRVHYSPNLFCRLAKDENALPTLLRDTIVEASGGQQCEIEMNSIVIENNWLSYYSFNVTHLDRHLTIRLQFPLQQALPKIALYRPGQETIELSSSISGIQVTSGEDFLQIDCDRSSISAGAWKLLLQQATPDDTYRIRVWAWTDLGISIDQKTLSVSDQELEFLMTVRGGEGITFHRLQGQPRLIQETTSSREVESDRFIEATAIAPREGQRQPESSRTVNAAELGTVIRVMPSQPGAIALDVPMWVEGTDPQGVQFTRLIRQSLLHLESRSQWRQRLVEAAELFFTSARMIGVEREAEAIVRLKLQRSDRTRWVSVTSPSLRTQLEWILKQSWSTQECLVGITGDELFGLYRALK from the coding sequence ATGTCTGATGAACGAACAGTCTTAGTTCCTTCAAACTGCGAAATTCTCAGTCATGCGAGTACCGAGATTTTGCATACCTATCGCAACGGTGAAGTCTTAGTCCGAACTGCCGCACCGATCGATTCAACAGAAACCTTAATCAATTCGGGTGTGTGTTTAGACAGTCGTTTAGACGGTCAAACTAATCGTCTCCTCGAATCTAGTCGATCGCCCTTAGACGCATTCAGCGATCGTGACATTATCACTGCCTATCTTGAATTAATTGGTCCGCTTGATCCAGATTGGTTATTGATTCTTCAACAATTAGAAATCGAATTACTTCAATTTCAGCCTGAACATAGCTTTTTGAGCCGAGGTTCTGTCCAAGCTTTTCGGCAGGCATTGAAGCAATATTTTGTGATAGGTGTTGTGCCGATCAGCGCTGAAACGAAGCCTCAACCGCCAGCACCCGAAAGCGGAGAAGAAGAGGTTTGGATTGTTGTGCAGGATCAGCCCGATCGCACTGCTCTGATTCAAGAACTCAATTCGATTCCTGAGGTTTCAATTGATCCAAATCAGCCGATCGAGAGTGTTGGATTTTATCTACGTCTGCGGGGTCGGGTTTCTGCTCAAGGACAAGCCGCTCTACTCCAGCATCCTCATGTGTTGGCTGTAGAACCTTACAGTCCTGTGCAGCCTGAAGACGAAGTGGCAGGACTGATTTTGGCGGGACAATACAACAGTTTGGGACAACCTCAAGGATCATATCTGCGATGGTTGGAAGATCATGGCATCAATGGTGCAGGAGTCACGATCGGAATTGTAGATGCAGGGGTTGAAGCAAACCATCCCGCATTTACGGGGCGAATTAAGCAACTGAATCCTGATCGCAAATCCTGGCACGGTACGTTTGTGGCGGGTCATGCCGCAGGATGTTATCTAGAAGAAAAAGATAGCAATCAATTTATCTATGGATTAGGCATGGCTCCCAAAGCGGAGATACTCATTCAAGATAACCAATCGACTCCGATCGCACTCTGTCGCGAAACCGTTACCGAGAAAAGCCCATCCGGTCAAATCGGGAGCATCCAGAATAATTCCTGGGGCGCGGGAACTAAAAATCCAATGGATTATGGCTCACAGGAGGCAACCTACGATCGTTTAGTCCGCAATGCTGATCCAGATAGTGCGATCGCAAAACCCTTAAACATCTGTTTTTCGGCAGGTAACTCTGGTATCAATGGTTTAACTCGCCCAAAAGCTGCAAAAAATATCATTGTCACAGGAAATTCAGAAAACTATCGTCCCGCTACTGGCAAAGAACAAAGCGACAGCATCGATCAGCTTTATCAAGGTCCGCGAGGCAGCAGTTATGGTAATTGTGGGGATGGTCGCATTGCACCGCATCTCGTCGCACCCGGAGAATGGACAGCTTCTGCAAACTATGATTCTAATCCGGGCGATCGTGAATATATCAGTTCACAGTTAACTTGGGGAAGCGGCACGTCTGCGGCAAGTCCTAAAACGGCTGGAGCGTGCGCCCTTTTGATTCAATGGTGGCGACAACATCACTACAATCAAGACCCATCGCCTGCGCTGCTAAAAGCGATGTTAGTTAATGGTGCTGAACCTTTGAAAGCAGGTGGATTTATCCCCAATATGCAGCAAGGCTGGGGCAGACTGAACTTAGAGAATGTACTGCGTCCAGATGTTCAACGCATCTATATTGATCAATCTATCCGACTGAAGCAGCGCGGCGACAATCAGACCTGGAAAATTCGAGTTGCAAATCCGAATCTTCCAGTGAAAGTAACCCTATGCTGGACTGATCCACCAGGAGCATTAGGAACTGGAACAAGCACTGCTTCTGCGATCGTCAATAAGTTAGCTTTACGATTAGAAGCAAACGGCGAAACCTATCGAGGCAACCAATTCCAAAATGGATGGTCTTATCAGGATGGAAGTCGCGATCGTGAAGGGTGGGATAATCTACAAAATATTTTTCTAGCGCCCGGAACTGCAACAGGCACGTTACAGGTCACAGTGACTGCACTGGAAATTACAACGAATTGCCTCACTGGGAAAATTGATATTCCGCAGCAAGACTTTGCTTTAGTGATTAGCAATGCAACGATCGAGACTGACCAGACTAGCGTCTTCGTGAGTGTCGATCCAAATACAAACACTCAAACTAAGCCTAAAGATTCAGGAGATTATTGGGCAGGAAGAAACCAAGATCGCCAAAGCGTAGACTATGACTGGTGGCAGAAGATTGACAACAATACTAAACCCAAGCCAAAACCTGCAACCCAACAGCAGATCGAAGCTTGGTGGATGAGAGAGGATATTGGATCATCTAAGCCGGAAAGCGATCGCGCACTTCCGCCTGCGATCGTCGAATCTTTAGAAGCAAGCATCACGGTCGTTACAGCAGATCAATCGCATCAGATTGTGATGGCAAATCGAACCGAATCAGAAAGCAGTCGGACGAACTCATCAGAAGGGCTTGTGACCATGGGAGGTGGCAAAATTGCTGAAAGCACAAAGGATATTACTTCACTCCTTCAGTATCCAGTCGATCTAAGCCGTGCATTGCTTCAATTGATGCAGAATTGGACTCAGTTCGGCTCACTTCAGCAGAAGCAAGTTGCAGTTCTACTGGTCGGAGCAGGAACACGAGTCACCGCAGATGACCTTTTCGCATTACGACGACTCGCACAGTTAGGACAACTCTATCTAATTTCAACAGATGCTCAGTTGCTATCGTTTCTAGTACAACGGGTACATTACTCTCCTAATCTATTCTGTCGTCTTGCAAAAGATGAGAATGCTTTACCCACTTTACTGCGTGATACGATCGTCGAAGCCAGTGGAGGACAGCAATGTGAGATCGAGATGAATTCCATTGTGATTGAGAACAATTGGCTCAGTTACTACAGCTTCAACGTTACACATCTCGATCGTCATCTAACAATCCGATTGCAATTCCCACTTCAGCAAGCGCTACCTAAAATCGCACTTTACCGACCTGGACAAGAGACGATCGAACTCTCCTCCAGCATTTCAGGCATTCAGGTCACATCGGGTGAGGATTTTTTACAGATAGATTGCGATCGCTCATCTATCAGCGCAGGAGCATGGAAATTGCTGCTCCAACAAGCGACACCCGATGATACTTACCGGATTAGAGTTTGGGCATGGACTGATCTCGGTATTTCCATCGACCAAAAAACGCTAAGTGTCTCTGATCAGGAACTTGAGTTTCTTATGACGGTTCGGGGTGGTGAGGGAATTACATTCCATCGGCTACAAGGACAACCTCGATTGATTCAGGAAACCACAAGCTCTCGTGAAGTAGAGTCCGATCGTTTCATCGAAGCAACTGCGATCGCGCCACGGGAAGGACAGCGGCAACCTGAGTCGAGCCGCACCGTTAATGCAGCAGAATTGGGAACTGTGATCCGGGTGATGCCCTCTCAGCCAGGAGCCATTGCTCTGGATGTCCCGATGTGGGTTGAAGGCACAGATCCGCAGGGCGTTCAATTCACACGGTTAATTCGCCAGAGTTTGCTTCATCTTGAATCTCGATCGCAGTGGCGACAGCGCCTTGTAGAAGCAGCGGAACTCTTTTTCACGTCAGCCCGAATGATTGGTGTAGAGCGAGAAGCGGAAGCCATTGTTCGCTTAAAGCTTCAGCGCAGCGATCGCACTCGATGGGTTTCTGTTACTTCACCTTCTCTCAGAACTCAATTGGAGTGGATTTTAAAGCAATCTTGGTCTACGCAGGAATGTTTAGTAGGCATTACAGGTGATGAATTGTTCGGACTCTATCGGGCTTTGAAATAA
- a CDS encoding tetratricopeptide repeat protein, giving the protein MSYLIEQRRNPYIIGRPIAEPNCFFGRDRLFEFITDNLLQGAQVILLHGQRRIGKSSVLAQIPRSVNLPQFAFVLLSLEGDSRKSIGEVVYELARDAVQQFDCLKEHMEIPTIEEFQRDPSLFLRQFIPNLRRELAVENVVLLLDEFDALYNRTVDQAAGNLFHFLQAGVYDYPHLYLIPVVGRQLDDLPAMLSLFREAPNQEVGLLDRQSAEQLVTVPAKGILEYDLEAIDAILELSAGHPYFTQVICFTLFTHARSENCWRVTRSDVRANVDRAIELGEGGLGWFWEGIPLPERVVFSAAAEVPRARQLQYPELSSLDFSEAESLELLRECGVELTEPIRNGVINLVDWRFLRTTGSRSGIGVRRTSMPPSVATYRVSIELVRRWLVQRHPIRRELRELEDLDVKAKTLYETAKAARRRGTTPRIVSLLNESLRHNPNHFEALFELADSLIELREFPQALRHYRRAYLVDAVRVQDNYVEALYDYAEELHNLGENDEAIAQLEEAYAIEPNNAQVKRLLDQIRREEQFVERLKVLPITSMNGSYISSIAALSSDRSDLSSLQQNFKQLRAQVSAEAPKEVRHRALEHLNDLQEELFTQKKVNGLTLLYMYQWFRNHLPKSLVQAVTDFVDSVSATISHQNENEKQ; this is encoded by the coding sequence ATGAGCTACTTAATCGAGCAACGCAGAAATCCATACATTATCGGTCGTCCGATCGCCGAACCCAACTGCTTTTTTGGGCGCGATCGTTTATTTGAGTTCATCACAGACAATTTGCTTCAGGGAGCGCAGGTGATTTTGCTGCACGGACAGCGACGCATCGGCAAGTCGTCGGTCTTAGCGCAAATTCCACGATCGGTTAACCTGCCGCAGTTTGCGTTTGTTCTCTTGTCGCTCGAAGGAGATAGCCGCAAATCGATCGGTGAAGTGGTTTATGAGTTAGCGCGGGATGCGGTGCAGCAGTTTGATTGTCTTAAGGAGCACATGGAAATCCCGACGATCGAGGAGTTTCAGCGTGATCCGAGTCTATTTTTGCGGCAGTTTATCCCGAATCTGCGACGAGAGTTAGCCGTTGAGAATGTGGTGCTGCTCTTAGACGAATTTGACGCGCTTTACAATCGAACGGTTGATCAAGCGGCAGGAAATCTGTTTCACTTTCTGCAAGCGGGAGTGTATGACTATCCGCATCTTTATTTAATTCCGGTGGTTGGGCGGCAATTAGATGATTTACCCGCGATGCTGAGTTTGTTTCGAGAAGCACCCAACCAGGAAGTGGGATTGCTCGATCGTCAAAGTGCAGAACAATTGGTCACAGTTCCAGCAAAAGGGATTTTGGAGTATGACTTAGAGGCGATCGATGCCATTTTAGAGCTATCTGCAGGACATCCCTACTTTACTCAGGTGATCTGCTTCACGCTGTTTACTCATGCCCGGAGTGAGAATTGCTGGCGAGTCACGCGCTCGGATGTCAGAGCAAATGTCGATCGGGCAATCGAGCTTGGAGAAGGCGGCTTGGGCTGGTTTTGGGAAGGGATTCCCCTACCGGAACGAGTTGTATTTTCTGCGGCGGCGGAAGTGCCTCGCGCTCGTCAATTGCAGTACCCAGAACTCTCAAGCTTAGATTTTAGCGAAGCTGAGTCGCTAGAACTGTTGCGCGAATGCGGAGTTGAACTCACGGAGCCGATTCGCAATGGAGTGATCAATCTGGTCGATTGGCGATTTCTTCGGACGACTGGAAGCCGCTCTGGGATCGGAGTCCGTCGCACTTCGATGCCACCTAGCGTTGCAACCTATCGCGTGTCGATCGAACTGGTGCGTCGTTGGCTGGTGCAACGTCATCCGATCCGCCGTGAACTACGCGAACTAGAGGATTTGGATGTCAAAGCAAAAACCTTGTACGAAACGGCAAAAGCGGCGCGTCGTCGGGGCACAACGCCAAGGATTGTTAGCTTGTTAAATGAATCGCTCAGACACAATCCGAATCACTTTGAAGCATTGTTTGAGCTTGCAGATAGCTTGATAGAGCTGCGAGAGTTTCCCCAGGCTTTAAGACATTACCGCAGAGCTTACCTAGTCGATGCAGTACGGGTGCAAGATAACTATGTTGAAGCGTTGTATGACTATGCTGAAGAACTGCACAACTTAGGTGAAAACGATGAAGCGATCGCGCAGCTCGAAGAAGCGTATGCGATTGAACCGAACAATGCTCAGGTAAAGCGCTTACTCGATCAGATTCGACGGGAAGAGCAGTTCGTTGAACGCCTGAAAGTGCTTCCGATTACGAGCATGAATGGCAGCTACATTTCCTCGATCGCGGCGCTTTCTTCGGATCGATCGGATCTCAGTTCATTGCAGCAGAACTTCAAGCAGCTCCGCGCTCAAGTGAGTGCAGAAGCTCCAAAAGAAGTGAGACATCGCGCTCTAGAGCATTTGAATGATTTGCAGGAGGAGCTATTTACCCAGAAGAAAGTGAATGGTTTAACCTTGCTGTATATGTATCAATGGTTCCGTAATCACTTACCCAAGTCACTGGTGCAAGCGGTAACTGATTTTGTGGATTCAGTCAGTGCAACAATCTCCCACCAGAATGAGAATGAGAAGCAGTAA
- the trpS gene encoding tryptophan--tRNA ligase, whose amino-acid sequence MTKQRVLSGVQTTGNLHLGNYLGAIRNWVEGQDQYDNYFFLADLHAITVPHDRTTLAENTYEVAALYLACGLDLEHTTIFVQSHVPAHAEFSWLLSCITPLNWLEDMIQFKEKRIKQGQDVGTGLLTYPVLMASDILLYEPDKVPVGEDQKQHLELTRDLVDRFNFKFTTPDAPVLKRPDALIRADGARVMSLTDGTKKMSKSDPSELSRINLLDPPDVIQNKIKRCKTDPIRGLTFGDPQRPECTNLLTLYLLLSGKTKDEVAAECQDMGWGQFKPLLTETTISALKPIQEKYHAIRADQGYLESVLRSGREKASEVANQTLTKAKKAMGYTLPG is encoded by the coding sequence ATGACTAAGCAGCGGGTTCTTTCTGGCGTTCAAACCACCGGAAACCTTCATCTCGGTAATTATTTGGGCGCAATTCGCAACTGGGTCGAAGGACAAGACCAGTACGACAACTATTTCTTTCTTGCTGATCTCCATGCGATTACGGTGCCGCACGATCGCACCACGCTGGCAGAAAACACCTATGAAGTTGCTGCACTCTATCTCGCTTGTGGACTCGATTTAGAACACACGACCATTTTTGTACAATCTCATGTCCCCGCTCATGCTGAGTTTTCCTGGTTATTAAGCTGCATTACGCCGCTCAACTGGCTCGAAGACATGATCCAATTCAAAGAAAAACGGATCAAGCAAGGTCAAGATGTCGGCACAGGTCTGCTCACCTATCCAGTGCTGATGGCATCGGATATTCTGCTGTACGAACCGGATAAAGTTCCGGTCGGAGAAGACCAAAAGCAGCATTTAGAACTAACGCGGGATTTAGTCGATCGCTTCAACTTCAAATTCACGACTCCCGATGCTCCGGTTCTCAAACGTCCCGATGCGCTGATTCGGGCTGACGGTGCGCGAGTCATGAGCTTGACCGATGGCACGAAAAAGATGTCGAAGTCTGACCCGTCGGAACTGAGCCGGATTAATTTGCTCGACCCGCCCGATGTGATTCAAAACAAAATCAAGCGCTGTAAAACTGATCCGATTCGCGGCTTAACCTTTGGTGATCCCCAGCGTCCAGAATGTACCAATCTACTGACGCTTTATCTGCTGCTGTCGGGTAAAACAAAAGATGAAGTTGCTGCCGAATGTCAGGACATGGGCTGGGGACAGTTCAAACCGTTGCTCACCGAAACGACGATCTCAGCCCTCAAACCGATTCAGGAGAAATATCACGCCATTCGAGCCGACCAAGGCTATCTTGAATCGGTACTGCGATCGGGTCGAGAAAAGGCATCCGAAGTGGCGAACCAAACGTTAACCAAGGCAAAAAAAGCGATGGGCTACACGCTACCTGGCTAA
- a CDS encoding ATP-binding protein, with protein sequence MTDSPFLRNPYVPGKPVSPLAFIGRGNEIETAFDQILIRGHLAVWGGSGIGKTSFLQMIAAPQTWAFRGHDPSKAVIVLLSCLGVTPFTAANFWREVFLILKDALTDEPEIQTEVDRHLERLTASKDALRSILRLLGKKEKFLLLLIDDYDVALQPTEDYSEQDAADFLNDCRNLASHSKESQHLASIVTSLRRLNEAGIKLKPNESPWYNHYLFQPLKPFSETEAAALLGGLPLTPAIKEGIRDIADGSPTLLQVAGYLLFREFRANRLPDPNAFVAEFRRATEHYFEDNWNFSSEIEQSLMMLLALTHLKGRLLKKRYDLGDTDVIFSQKERELRDLEERGIVLCQFQEGKKYYRFASSLMEWWVIKEIENSDEEALQARQRTFLNLMSRRQAETVTNAIRWLWQNKDEVPTILTWLGKITAALSTGLIL encoded by the coding sequence ATGACCGATTCCCCATTTTTACGAAATCCCTATGTGCCTGGTAAACCTGTGTCGCCGCTCGCCTTTATCGGGCGCGGTAACGAGATCGAAACTGCATTCGACCAAATTCTCATTCGGGGACATCTGGCAGTTTGGGGTGGGTCTGGGATCGGCAAAACCTCCTTTCTCCAAATGATCGCGGCTCCGCAGACTTGGGCATTTCGGGGACACGATCCGTCAAAAGCGGTGATTGTGCTGCTCAGTTGCTTGGGAGTTACGCCATTTACGGCGGCAAATTTCTGGCGAGAAGTTTTTCTCATTCTGAAAGATGCCCTGACCGATGAACCGGAAATTCAAACCGAAGTCGATCGCCACCTGGAGCGGCTTACAGCGAGTAAAGATGCGCTGCGATCGATTCTGCGGCTGTTGGGCAAGAAAGAGAAATTTTTGCTGCTGTTGATTGATGATTATGATGTCGCGCTTCAGCCGACTGAGGACTACAGCGAACAAGATGCGGCTGACTTCCTCAATGATTGTCGCAATCTTGCCTCCCACTCAAAAGAAAGCCAGCATCTTGCCAGCATTGTCACTTCACTGCGTCGCCTGAATGAAGCCGGGATCAAACTCAAGCCAAATGAATCCCCCTGGTATAACCATTACCTCTTTCAGCCGCTCAAACCGTTTAGTGAAACTGAGGCAGCCGCACTTTTAGGCGGATTGCCGCTCACGCCCGCGATCAAAGAAGGCATTCGAGACATTGCCGATGGCAGTCCAACGCTCCTGCAAGTTGCGGGCTACCTTTTATTCCGAGAATTTCGCGCCAATCGCCTGCCCGATCCCAATGCTTTTGTTGCGGAATTTCGTCGCGCCACCGAACACTACTTCGAGGACAACTGGAACTTCTCCAGTGAAATCGAGCAAAGCTTGATGATGCTGCTCGCTCTGACTCACCTCAAAGGGCGGTTACTGAAGAAACGTTATGACTTGGGTGATACGGATGTAATCTTTAGTCAAAAAGAGCGAGAATTAAGGGATCTCGAAGAACGCGGGATCGTCCTCTGTCAATTTCAAGAAGGCAAAAAGTATTATCGCTTTGCGTCCTCGCTGATGGAATGGTGGGTGATTAAGGAGATCGAAAACAGTGACGAAGAAGCACTGCAAGCGAGACAGCGCACCTTTCTCAATCTGATGAGCCGTCGGCAAGCGGAAACGGTCACAAACGCAATTCGCTGGCTGTGGCAAAACAAAGACGAGGTGCCGACTATTCTGACCTGGTTAGGAAAAATTACTGCTGCCCTATCCACCGGATTGATCTTGTGA